One stretch of Roseovarius mucosus DNA includes these proteins:
- a CDS encoding protein-L-isoaspartate O-methyltransferase family protein gives MTDYAARRTMMVDTQVRPSDVTKFPIIDAMLSVPREAFVPTGLREAAYMGENLDLGEGRVMLDPRTLAKMLDALEIENDDLVLDIGSGYGYSAAVIARMAEAVVAVEDKASVVAEAQRTLSEQGADNVVLHEGPLADGAPEHGPYDVITVQGAVEHLPEVLAAQLKEGGRMACLFMEGALGVVRIGYKIDGRINWRYAFNAGAPVLRGFERHAAFTL, from the coding sequence ATGACAGACTATGCCGCGCGGCGCACGATGATGGTGGACACGCAAGTTCGCCCGTCCGATGTGACCAAATTTCCGATCATCGACGCCATGCTGTCGGTCCCGCGTGAGGCGTTTGTTCCCACCGGCCTGCGCGAGGCGGCCTATATGGGCGAAAACCTTGATCTGGGCGAAGGGCGGGTGATGCTTGATCCGCGCACACTGGCCAAGATGCTTGACGCGCTTGAGATCGAGAATGACGATCTCGTGCTCGATATCGGTTCGGGCTATGGATATTCTGCGGCTGTGATCGCGCGCATGGCCGAAGCGGTCGTTGCGGTCGAGGATAAGGCATCTGTGGTCGCTGAGGCGCAGCGCACCCTGTCTGAGCAGGGGGCTGACAATGTGGTTCTGCACGAGGGGCCTTTGGCCGACGGTGCGCCGGAACACGGGCCCTATGACGTAATAACGGTGCAGGGCGCGGTCGAGCATCTGCCCGAGGTTCTGGCGGCGCAACTCAAGGAAGGGGGCCGCATGGCTTGCCTTTTCATGGAGGGTGCGCTTGGGGTGGTGCGGATCGGTTACAAGATCGACGGGCGGATCAATTGGCGCTACGCATTTAATGCGGGTGCGCCGGTGCTGCGCGGATTTGAACGGCACGCGGCCTTTACCCTGTGA
- a CDS encoding formate dehydrogenase subunit delta: MSPEKMVHMVNQIATFFKTQPGTDQAARVAAHIRDFWEPRMRQQLREFVATGGEGLDDIALKAARMID, translated from the coding sequence ATGTCGCCTGAGAAAATGGTCCATATGGTCAACCAGATCGCTACGTTTTTCAAAACCCAGCCGGGCACTGATCAAGCGGCCCGCGTTGCTGCGCATATCCGGGATTTCTGGGAGCCGCGCATGCGCCAGCAACTGCGCGAGTTTGTTGCCACCGGCGGCGAGGGGCTCGATGATATCGCGCTCAAGGCCGCAAGGATGATCGATTAG
- a CDS encoding DUF6280 family protein, protein MKDFVDGTAFNAEQGNRARKLFAAVVLAALDDAISDDKKYGNGPEQIARWARSRDGREVLSCAGIDPNERVVAGLMDFVSKGVRTSVALSREESERRNAAAQAEAA, encoded by the coding sequence ATGAAGGATTTCGTTGACGGTACGGCTTTCAACGCCGAACAGGGCAACCGTGCTCGTAAACTCTTTGCGGCCGTTGTGCTGGCCGCTCTGGATGACGCCATTTCCGATGACAAGAAATATGGCAATGGCCCCGAGCAGATCGCCCGCTGGGCGCGGTCCCGTGATGGCCGCGAAGTATTGTCCTGCGCCGGGATCGACCCGAATGAGCGGGTTGTTGCCGGCCTGATGGATTTCGTATCCAAGGGCGTGCGCACCTCTGTGGCCCTCTCGCGCGAAGAAAGTGAACGCCGGAATGCTGCGGCGCAGGCCGAAGCCGCCTGA
- a CDS encoding formate dehydrogenase subunit gamma, protein MTTPAPDDITSILAAHRDLEGPLLPILHAMQAAFGYIPEAAHRPIAEALNISRAELHGVISFYHDFRANPAGRHVLKICRAEACQAVGGAVLAEATLAKLGLAWHGTTANGAVTVEPVYCLGLCACAPAAMLDDRVVGRVDAARIDALLAEAGA, encoded by the coding sequence ATGACCACACCCGCCCCCGACGACATCACCTCGATCCTAGCCGCGCATCGTGATCTGGAAGGTCCGCTTTTGCCGATCCTGCATGCGATGCAGGCTGCCTTTGGATATATCCCCGAGGCGGCGCATCGCCCAATCGCCGAAGCGCTGAACATCAGCCGCGCAGAGCTGCATGGTGTGATCAGTTTCTACCACGATTTCCGTGCCAACCCCGCTGGACGGCATGTGCTGAAAATCTGCCGCGCCGAGGCCTGTCAGGCGGTGGGAGGTGCTGTGCTGGCCGAGGCGACCTTGGCCAAACTGGGGCTTGCGTGGCATGGCACCACGGCCAATGGCGCAGTCACGGTCGAGCCGGTGTATTGCCTTGGCCTGTGTGCCTGCGCACCTGCGGCCATGCTGGATGACCGCGTGGTGGGCCGGGTGGATGCCGCCCGGATCGATGCCCTTTTGGCGGAGGCGGGCGCATGA
- the fdhF gene encoding formate dehydrogenase subunit alpha yields the protein MKDFIIPKDRDMGTPAKVGAPVTLEIDGVAVTVPEGTSVLRAAAEAGISIPKLCASDNLEAFGSCRLCVVEIEGRRGTPASCTTPVTPGMVVHTGSSKVRKIRKGVMELYISDHPLDCLTCSANGDCELQDMAGAVGLRDVRYEAPKDGGMVNHFEARNTSGEANPEWLPKDDSNPYFSYDPSKCIVCNRCVRACEEVQGTFALTIQGRGFDSRVSAGNADDDFLASDCVSCGACVQACPTATLQEKSIIELGTPDRSVVTTCAYCGVGCSFKAEMNGDTLVRMVPYKHGKANRGHSCVKGRFAYGYAHHNDRILKPMIRERITDPWQEVSWDEALSFAATRLRSLQAQYGKKSIGVITSSRCTNEETYLVQKLARAVFGNNNTDTCARVCHSPTGYGLGQTFGTSAGTQDFDSVEHTDVVVVIGANPTDGHPVFASRLKKRLRAGAKLIVIDPRRIDLVKSPHISAAHHLPLRPGTNVAVVSALAHVIVTEGLMDEDFIRARCDWDEFQHYAEFISNPRHSPEATAMLTGVDPAELRAAARLFAHGGNGAIYYGLGVTEHSQGSTTVMGIANLAMLTGNIGRPGVGVNPLRGQNNVQGSCDMGSFPHELPGYRHVKGPEVRAVFEEAWGVEIDAEPGLRIPNMLDAAVDGTFKGLYCQGEDILQSDPDTKHVAAGLAAMDCVIVHDLFLNETANYAHVFLPGSTFLEKDGTFTNAERRINRVRKVIPPLNGYADWEITQMLANAMGAGWTYSHPARIMEEIAATTPSFAGVDYALLEEKGSVQWPCNEAHPEGTPLMHVDGFMRGKGRFIVTEYVATDEKTGPRFPLLLTTGRILSQYNVGAQTRRTANVVWHEEDLLEIHPHDAEVRGLKEGDWVRLASRAGETTLRAMLTDRVSPGVVYTTFHHPDTQANVITTDYSDWATNCPEYKVTAVQVSLSNGPSDWQEDYAAQAAQARRILPAAE from the coding sequence ATGAAAGATTTCATTATTCCCAAAGACCGCGACATGGGCACGCCCGCCAAAGTGGGAGCCCCGGTGACGTTGGAGATCGACGGTGTTGCCGTAACGGTGCCCGAGGGCACATCGGTGTTGCGCGCAGCGGCCGAGGCGGGGATTTCCATCCCCAAGCTCTGCGCCTCTGATAATCTTGAAGCCTTTGGTTCTTGCCGCCTCTGTGTGGTGGAAATCGAGGGGCGGCGTGGCACACCTGCGTCCTGCACCACGCCTGTGACGCCGGGCATGGTGGTGCATACCGGATCGTCAAAGGTGCGCAAGATCCGCAAAGGGGTGATGGAGCTCTATATCTCTGATCACCCTCTCGATTGCCTGACTTGCTCTGCCAATGGCGATTGCGAGTTGCAGGATATGGCCGGTGCGGTCGGGCTGCGTGATGTGCGCTACGAGGCCCCCAAGGATGGCGGCATGGTCAACCATTTCGAGGCTCGGAACACGAGCGGCGAGGCCAATCCGGAATGGTTGCCGAAAGACGACAGTAACCCGTATTTCAGCTATGACCCCAGCAAATGCATCGTCTGTAACCGCTGTGTGCGTGCCTGCGAAGAAGTGCAGGGCACATTTGCCCTGACCATTCAGGGCCGTGGCTTTGACAGCCGCGTATCGGCGGGTAATGCGGATGATGATTTCCTCGCCTCTGACTGTGTGAGTTGCGGGGCCTGCGTGCAGGCCTGCCCGACGGCGACTTTGCAGGAGAAATCCATCATCGAGCTGGGCACGCCTGATCGCTCGGTTGTCACGACCTGTGCCTATTGCGGCGTTGGCTGTTCGTTCAAGGCCGAGATGAACGGCGACACGCTGGTGCGTATGGTGCCATATAAACACGGCAAGGCCAATCGCGGGCATTCCTGCGTCAAAGGGCGATTTGCCTATGGGTATGCCCATCACAACGACCGCATCCTAAAGCCTATGATCCGCGAGCGGATTACTGATCCCTGGCAAGAGGTCAGTTGGGACGAGGCGCTCAGCTTTGCAGCCACCCGTCTGCGCAGCTTGCAGGCACAATATGGCAAGAAATCTATCGGCGTGATTACCTCAAGCCGCTGCACCAACGAAGAAACCTATCTGGTGCAGAAACTGGCGCGCGCAGTCTTTGGTAACAACAATACCGACACCTGCGCGCGCGTTTGTCATTCCCCTACAGGATATGGCTTGGGCCAGACGTTTGGCACCTCTGCCGGCACGCAGGATTTCGACTCTGTCGAACATACCGATGTGGTGGTGGTGATCGGTGCCAATCCGACCGATGGGCACCCGGTTTTTGCAAGCCGCCTCAAAAAGCGGTTGCGTGCTGGTGCCAAGCTGATCGTGATTGACCCGCGCCGGATTGACCTTGTGAAATCACCGCATATTTCGGCAGCGCATCACCTGCCGCTTCGCCCCGGCACCAATGTGGCGGTGGTCAGCGCGCTTGCGCATGTGATCGTGACCGAGGGGCTGATGGATGAGGACTTCATCCGCGCGCGGTGTGATTGGGATGAATTTCAGCATTACGCCGAATTCATCAGCAACCCGCGCCATTCGCCAGAAGCGACAGCGATGTTGACCGGGGTCGACCCTGCGGAACTGCGCGCCGCGGCCCGGCTTTTCGCGCATGGTGGGAACGGGGCGATTTACTATGGTCTTGGCGTAACCGAACATTCCCAAGGGTCGACCACGGTCATGGGCATTGCCAACCTCGCGATGCTGACTGGCAATATCGGGCGGCCCGGCGTGGGCGTGAACCCGTTGCGCGGGCAAAACAACGTGCAGGGCTCTTGCGACATGGGGTCTTTCCCGCATGAATTGCCCGGCTATCGCCATGTCAAAGGGCCAGAAGTGCGCGCAGTCTTTGAAGAGGCTTGGGGCGTAGAGATTGACGCCGAGCCGGGTTTGCGCATTCCCAACATGCTCGATGCTGCCGTCGATGGGACGTTCAAGGGGCTGTATTGCCAAGGCGAGGATATCCTGCAATCGGACCCCGACACCAAGCATGTGGCGGCGGGTCTGGCTGCGATGGACTGTGTCATCGTGCATGACCTCTTCCTCAACGAGACCGCCAATTACGCGCATGTCTTCCTGCCCGGTTCGACCTTCTTGGAGAAAGACGGAACCTTCACCAATGCCGAGCGCCGCATCAACCGCGTGCGCAAGGTGATCCCGCCACTCAACGGCTATGCGGATTGGGAAATTACCCAGATGCTTGCAAACGCCATGGGGGCAGGGTGGACGTATAGCCACCCGGCGCGGATCATGGAGGAAATCGCTGCAACGACGCCAAGCTTTGCCGGGGTCGACTATGCCCTGCTGGAGGAAAAGGGCAGCGTTCAATGGCCCTGTAACGAAGCACATCCAGAGGGCACGCCGCTGATGCATGTGGATGGGTTCATGCGCGGCAAGGGGCGGTTCATCGTCACCGAATATGTGGCGACTGATGAGAAAACCGGCCCACGGTTCCCGCTGTTGCTGACCACCGGGCGCATCCTCAGTCAGTATAACGTCGGCGCGCAGACACGGCGCACCGCGAATGTGGTCTGGCACGAAGAGGATCTCTTGGAAATCCATCCGCATGATGCCGAGGTGCGGGGTTTGAAAGAGGGCGATTGGGTTCGATTGGCCAGTCGCGCAGGCGAAACCACCCTACGGGCCATGCTGACAGATCGCGTCAGCCCCGGCGTGGTCTACACCACCTTTCACCATCCGGATACGCAGGCCAATGTCATAACCACCGATTACTCGGACTGGGCCACCAACTGTCCGGAGTACAAGGTGACAGCGGTTCAGGTCAGCCTGTCGAACGGGCCAAGTGACTGGCAAGAAGATTACGCCGCGCAGGCCGCACAGGCGCGGCGCATCCTGCCTGCGGCGGAGTGA
- a CDS encoding cobyric acid synthase, which yields MTRAIMIQGAGSNVGKSMLVAGMARAYARRGLSVAPFKPQNMSNNAAVTVDGGEIGRAQALQALAAYRAPHTDMNPVLLKPESDIGAQVIVQGRRFATLRARDYARAKPQLLAPTLESFHRLAATADLVLVEGAGSPAEINLRAGDIANMGFAEAAGVPVILVGDIDRGGVIAQVVGTQAVLPPQDAARIKAFAINKFRGDVSLFDEGLREIVTRTGWPSLGVVPWFSDAWRLPAEDVMDIASTKGGAFKVVVPRLGRIANFDDLDPLSSEPGVSVEIIGAGSPLPGDADLVLIPGSKSTIADLAHFRAQGWDIDLAAHIRRGGHVLGICGGYQMLGHRIEDPDGIEGPPASVPGLGHLGVVTVMKPEKRLALTQATYLETGDAVEGYEIHLGETIGPDCAHAWLRVGDRPEGAASASGRVRGAYLHGLFASDAFRAAFLAGLGARSDLSYGADVEATLDALAAHLEAYMDLDLLFSLSADIPTQSKS from the coding sequence ATGACACGCGCGATCATGATTCAGGGGGCAGGCTCGAATGTGGGCAAGTCCATGCTCGTGGCAGGTATGGCGCGCGCCTATGCCCGACGTGGCCTGTCGGTGGCCCCGTTCAAGCCGCAAAACATGTCAAACAATGCCGCTGTCACCGTGGATGGCGGCGAAATTGGTCGCGCGCAGGCGCTTCAGGCGCTGGCCGCGTACCGCGCGCCACACACCGATATGAATCCCGTACTGCTCAAACCCGAGAGCGATATTGGCGCCCAAGTGATCGTGCAGGGCCGCCGCTTTGCCACGCTGCGTGCCCGCGACTATGCCCGGGCCAAACCGCAGTTGCTGGCCCCCACGCTTGAGAGTTTTCACCGCCTTGCCGCCACCGCAGATCTCGTGCTGGTCGAGGGGGCGGGCAGCCCCGCGGAAATCAACCTTCGCGCCGGAGACATCGCCAATATGGGCTTTGCCGAGGCCGCAGGCGTGCCCGTGATCCTTGTGGGTGATATCGACCGGGGTGGGGTCATCGCGCAGGTTGTCGGCACCCAAGCGGTGTTGCCGCCCCAAGATGCCGCCCGGATCAAGGCTTTTGCCATCAACAAGTTCCGTGGCGATGTCAGCCTCTTTGACGAGGGCTTGCGCGAAATTGTGACGCGCACAGGCTGGCCCTCTTTGGGCGTCGTGCCATGGTTTTCAGACGCATGGCGCCTTCCGGCTGAGGATGTGATGGATATCGCCTCGACCAAGGGCGGCGCTTTCAAGGTGGTCGTGCCGCGTCTTGGCCGGATTGCCAATTTCGACGATCTTGATCCCCTCAGCAGCGAACCGGGTGTGAGTGTGGAAATCATCGGAGCAGGCAGCCCCCTGCCCGGCGATGCCGATTTGGTGCTTATCCCCGGAAGCAAATCCACCATCGCCGATCTGGCACATTTCCGCGCCCAAGGTTGGGATATCGACCTTGCCGCCCACATCCGGCGCGGCGGGCATGTGCTGGGCATCTGTGGCGGCTATCAGATGCTGGGGCACCGGATCGAAGACCCGGACGGCATCGAGGGCCCTCCCGCCTCGGTGCCCGGCCTGGGGCATCTCGGCGTCGTGACGGTGATGAAGCCGGAAAAGCGACTTGCCCTGACACAGGCCACCTATCTCGAAACTGGCGATGCCGTAGAAGGGTATGAAATCCATTTGGGTGAAACCATCGGCCCGGATTGCGCGCACGCATGGCTGCGTGTCGGGGATCGCCCTGAGGGGGCCGCTTCGGCCAGTGGCCGGGTGCGCGGCGCTTATCTGCACGGGCTCTTCGCGTCCGACGCGTTTCGTGCGGCGTTTCTGGCAGGGCTAGGTGCGCGATCAGACCTGAGCTATGGGGCAGATGTCGAGGCCACGCTCGACGCTCTCGCGGCGCATCTGGAAGCGTATATGGATTTAGATCTGCTCTTTTCGCTCAGTGCAGACATTCCGACTCAGTCGAAATCCTGA
- the fdhD gene encoding formate dehydrogenase accessory sulfurtransferase FdhD, whose protein sequence is MGFSPTQSRPGLSVQGEGARRVIRALPDEVPVAFVFDGTTQAVMMATPADIADFAYGFAVTEGIVTTQEDIEGFEIAEHCNGIEARFWLRGDRQEALAARRRYMAGPVGCGLCGIDSLEQAVRPVPSVAHVSPAFTAQEIARATDALSACQPLHDLTRATHAAGFILPGAGVVMAREDVGRHNALDKLIGALWRADIDPAEGGIVMTSRLSVELVQKCAVAGCGLLVAVSAPTAHALWLAESAGLTLAAFARGGGFDLYSHPHRIPHEVPDVA, encoded by the coding sequence ATGGGCTTTTCTCCCACCCAAAGCCGTCCGGGCCTCTCGGTGCAGGGCGAGGGGGCGCGTCGCGTCATCCGCGCTCTGCCCGATGAGGTGCCGGTGGCCTTTGTATTCGATGGCACGACACAAGCCGTGATGATGGCAACGCCTGCGGATATCGCCGATTTCGCCTATGGCTTTGCGGTAACCGAGGGGATCGTGACCACTCAGGAGGACATCGAAGGCTTTGAAATCGCCGAGCATTGTAACGGGATCGAGGCCCGGTTCTGGTTGCGAGGAGACCGGCAAGAGGCGCTTGCGGCGCGGCGGCGCTATATGGCCGGGCCGGTGGGCTGTGGGCTGTGCGGTATCGACAGCCTTGAACAGGCGGTGCGCCCGGTGCCGTCGGTTGCCCATGTCTCTCCTGCGTTTACCGCGCAAGAGATTGCCCGCGCGACCGATGCCCTGAGTGCGTGCCAGCCGCTTCATGATCTGACCCGCGCTACTCATGCTGCGGGGTTTATCCTGCCCGGTGCCGGTGTGGTCATGGCGCGCGAGGACGTGGGGCGGCACAATGCGCTCGACAAACTCATTGGCGCTCTCTGGCGGGCGGACATCGATCCGGCAGAGGGTGGCATCGTGATGACCAGCCGCCTGTCTGTTGAACTTGTGCAGAAATGCGCGGTCGCGGGTTGCGGCCTGCTGGTCGCGGTCTCTGCGCCCACGGCCCATGCGCTATGGTTAGCCGAGAGCGCAGGGCTAACCCTTGCCGCGTTTGCACGCGGCGGCGGCTTCGATCTCTATTCCCATCCCCATCGCATTCCCCATGAGGTTCCCGATGTCGCCTGA
- a CDS encoding LysR family transcriptional regulator, whose product MIDKLEMFIAVAQEGHFGRAAVRIGITQPSLSAGIKQLEEQLGVQLIFRGSRYGGLTPEGQATLVWARRIVGDARQLREEMRAKRHGLSGQLRIAAIPTALTWAARLCHRFNAKHPKVRFTILSRTSIEILSMLDNLEIDAGISYLDNEPMGRVSMEPLYEERYLLVCAKGARFAGREHVGWAEMAGEPLCLLTPDMQNRRIINRNFAAVEVTPEAWIESNSTVVLMATVEAGGWMTVLPEDAARFHASGKNVDLIPLIGSEPAHSVGLVAPWREPHTPVLESLLREARRLGGDA is encoded by the coding sequence ATGATCGACAAGCTGGAAATGTTCATCGCGGTCGCGCAAGAGGGGCATTTCGGCCGTGCGGCGGTTCGGATCGGGATCACACAACCGTCGCTCTCAGCCGGGATCAAGCAGCTTGAGGAACAATTGGGCGTGCAGCTCATTTTTCGGGGCTCACGCTATGGTGGGCTGACGCCAGAGGGGCAAGCCACGCTGGTCTGGGCGCGCCGGATCGTTGGCGACGCCCGACAATTGCGCGAAGAGATGCGCGCCAAGCGGCATGGCTTGTCCGGCCAGTTGCGGATTGCGGCCATTCCCACTGCGCTGACATGGGCGGCGCGGCTCTGTCATCGGTTCAATGCCAAGCATCCCAAGGTGCGGTTCACGATCCTGTCGCGTACCTCGATCGAGATCCTGTCGATGCTAGATAATCTCGAGATCGACGCGGGCATTTCCTATCTCGACAACGAGCCGATGGGGCGGGTCAGCATGGAGCCGCTCTATGAAGAGCGTTACCTTTTGGTCTGTGCCAAGGGCGCACGTTTTGCCGGGCGCGAGCATGTGGGCTGGGCTGAAATGGCGGGAGAGCCGCTCTGTTTGCTGACGCCCGACATGCAGAACCGCCGCATCATCAACCGCAATTTCGCGGCGGTTGAGGTGACACCCGAGGCGTGGATCGAGTCGAATTCCACCGTTGTCCTGATGGCAACGGTCGAGGCGGGCGGCTGGATGACAGTCTTGCCCGAGGATGCCGCACGCTTCCATGCCAGCGGAAAAAACGTGGACTTGATCCCATTGATCGGCTCGGAACCGGCGCATTCGGTTGGTCTCGTTGCGCCATGGCGCGAACCGCATACGCCCGTTCTGGAAAGCCTATTGCGCGAGGCGCGGCGGTTAGGTGGGGATGCTTGA
- a CDS encoding TolC family outer membrane protein, whose protein sequence is MRTNKLRTLGGVFGLAILGLAPVTAKAETLADALKSAYVNSGLLEQNRALLRSADENVAQAVASLRPIIDWTSGITLDSSDTRSQGANRNNTSTSLNLGITGSLLVYDFGRSDFLTESAKETVLATRQTLISVEQFVLLTGVQAYMNVIRNQEFVDLRQNNLRLLREELRAAQDRFEVGEVTRTDVAQAESAVALAQSGLAAAQGDLTRAIEEFREAIGRDPGSLQTPSELPQLGENVDAAKAAALRRHPDLLQAQHNVAAAELNIRAAEAALLPTLNLTARVGASEELDGSDMSRTGSLGVEMRGPIYRGGRLTSQQRQAMAQRDAQLALLHLAGLQVKQDVGDSYANLRAARASRTASREAVRAAQVAFDGTREEATLGARTTLDVLDAEQDLLDARANLISANADVVIAAYSVLASIGELTARDLNLGVQTYDPAAYYELVKDAPIESSPQGQKLDRVLRALGKN, encoded by the coding sequence ATGAGAACGAACAAGTTGCGGACCTTGGGCGGTGTTTTCGGGCTGGCAATTCTGGGCCTTGCGCCGGTTACAGCCAAGGCTGAAACACTCGCCGATGCGCTCAAGAGCGCCTATGTCAACAGTGGCCTTCTGGAACAGAACCGCGCCTTGCTGCGCTCGGCTGATGAGAATGTGGCGCAGGCGGTGGCCAGTCTTCGGCCAATCATCGATTGGACTTCGGGGATCACTCTCGATTCATCGGATACGCGGTCCCAAGGGGCCAATCGTAACAACACGTCAACATCGCTCAATCTTGGGATTACCGGGAGCCTGCTGGTCTATGATTTCGGCCGCAGCGATTTTCTGACCGAATCCGCCAAAGAGACCGTGTTGGCCACGCGCCAGACCCTGATCAGTGTTGAGCAATTCGTGCTGTTGACGGGTGTGCAGGCCTATATGAACGTGATCCGCAATCAAGAATTCGTGGACCTGCGGCAGAACAACCTGCGTTTGTTGCGCGAGGAACTGCGCGCGGCGCAGGACCGGTTCGAGGTAGGCGAGGTGACCCGCACCGATGTGGCGCAGGCGGAATCCGCTGTGGCATTGGCGCAAAGCGGATTGGCTGCGGCGCAGGGCGACCTTACGCGCGCAATCGAGGAGTTCCGCGAGGCAATCGGACGTGATCCGGGCAGTTTGCAGACACCGAGCGAATTGCCGCAACTGGGTGAGAATGTCGATGCCGCCAAAGCCGCGGCGCTGCGACGTCACCCGGATCTTTTGCAGGCGCAGCATAATGTTGCCGCCGCCGAGTTGAACATCCGCGCCGCTGAGGCAGCGCTGTTGCCCACCCTGAATTTGACGGCGCGCGTCGGGGCATCCGAAGAACTCGACGGGTCAGACATGTCGCGCACCGGCAGTCTGGGCGTCGAAATGCGCGGCCCGATTTATCGCGGTGGCCGCCTCACGTCGCAGCAACGCCAAGCCATGGCGCAGCGCGATGCGCAATTGGCGCTGCTGCATCTGGCGGGGCTTCAGGTCAAGCAGGATGTGGGCGATTCCTATGCCAATCTGCGCGCCGCCCGCGCCAGCCGCACGGCCAGCCGCGAGGCGGTGCGTGCTGCCCAAGTTGCCTTTGACGGCACCCGGGAAGAGGCGACACTGGGCGCTCGCACCACGCTGGATGTCTTGGATGCCGAACAGGACCTGCTTGATGCGCGGGCCAATCTGATCTCGGCCAATGCCGATGTGGTGATTGCCGCCTATTCGGTGCTGGCGTCGATTGGCGAGTTGACGGCGCGCGATCTGAACCTTGGGGTGCAGACCTATGATCCGGCCGCCTATTACGAACTGGTCAAAGATGCGCCGATCGAAAGCAGTCCGCAGGGCCAGAAGCTCGACCGGGTGTTGCGGGCTTTGGGAAAAAACTGA
- a CDS encoding NADH-ubiquinone oxidoreductase-F iron-sulfur binding region domain-containing protein codes for MKIYVPMDSAAKALGAEDVVAALRAAAPEAQIIRTGTRGMIWLEPLVEIEIDGVRHGYGPATVGDVGGILDGTSPKALGPVEHLDWMKRQTRLTFARTGVIDPLDLEDYAAHGGLVGLRRAIAMDAHDIVAEVTKSGLRGRGGAGFPTGIKWKTVQEAQAPQKYIVCNADEGDSGTFADRMIMEGDPFSLVEGMAIAGIGVGATRGYVYLRSEYPDAIAVMCRAVEIARGAGVLGSDVLGSGHAFDMEIRVGAGAYVCGEETALLNSLEGKRGVVRAKPPLPALEGFLGRPTVVNNVISLATVPVIFERGAQHYADFGLGRSRGTVTLQIAGNVARGGLFETAFGITLGEVVNDLGGGTMTGRPVKAVQVGGPLGAYIPVSNFDAPLGYEELDAKGGLLGHAGLVVFDDSADMLQMARFAMEFCAVESCGKCTPCRIGAVRGVETIDRIAAGDGTAIPLLTDLCETMKDGSLCALGGFTPFPVMSALTHFPNDFATQQEAAE; via the coding sequence ATGAAGATTTATGTTCCGATGGATAGCGCCGCCAAGGCGCTTGGTGCCGAAGACGTGGTCGCCGCGCTGCGCGCTGCAGCGCCTGAGGCGCAAATCATTCGCACCGGCACGCGCGGCATGATCTGGCTAGAGCCACTTGTGGAGATCGAGATTGACGGCGTGCGCCATGGCTATGGCCCGGCGACAGTTGGCGATGTTGGAGGTATTCTTGATGGGACGAGCCCCAAAGCTCTTGGCCCGGTCGAACACCTCGACTGGATGAAACGTCAGACGCGGCTGACCTTTGCCCGCACAGGGGTGATCGACCCGCTTGATCTGGAGGATTACGCGGCCCATGGGGGCTTGGTTGGTCTGCGCCGGGCTATCGCGATGGACGCCCATGACATCGTTGCCGAAGTGACAAAATCCGGCCTGCGTGGACGCGGCGGCGCGGGCTTTCCGACCGGGATCAAATGGAAAACGGTGCAGGAGGCGCAAGCGCCGCAGAAATACATCGTCTGCAATGCCGACGAAGGTGACAGCGGCACATTTGCCGACCGGATGATCATGGAAGGAGACCCGTTCAGCCTTGTCGAAGGCATGGCGATTGCGGGGATCGGTGTGGGGGCCACACGCGGCTATGTCTACCTGAGGTCGGAATATCCCGATGCCATCGCGGTGATGTGCCGTGCGGTCGAGATTGCGCGCGGGGCAGGGGTGCTTGGTTCTGATGTGCTGGGGTCTGGCCACGCCTTTGACATGGAAATCCGCGTTGGGGCCGGGGCCTATGTCTGTGGCGAGGAAACCGCGCTGTTGAACTCGCTCGAAGGCAAGCGCGGCGTGGTGCGCGCCAAGCCGCCGCTGCCCGCGCTTGAAGGGTTCCTGGGGCGGCCCACGGTCGTGAACAATGTCATCAGCCTGGCCACTGTGCCGGTGATTTTCGAGAGGGGCGCGCAGCATTATGCCGATTTCGGGCTTGGCCGGTCGCGTGGCACTGTGACCCTGCAAATCGCGGGCAATGTGGCGCGCGGGGGGCTATTCGAAACCGCCTTTGGCATCACCTTGGGTGAGGTGGTCAATGACTTGGGCGGCGGCACCATGACGGGCCGTCCGGTCAAGGCGGTGCAGGTGGGCGGGCCGCTTGGCGCCTATATCCCGGTCAGCAATTTTGATGCCCCGCTTGGCTATGAAGAGTTAGACGCAAAAGGCGGCCTCTTGGGGCATGCCGGGCTGGTTGTGTTCGACGATAGCGCCGACATGCTGCAAATGGCCCGCTTCGCGATGGAATTCTGCGCTGTGGAAAGCTGCGGCAAATGCACCCCTTGCCGGATTGGGGCCGTGCGGGGCGTAGAGACCATCGACCGCATCGCAGCGGGTGACGGAACGGCGATCCCGCTTTTGACCGATCTGTGCGAGACGATGAAAGACGGCTCGCTTTGCGCACTTGGCGGGTTCACACCCTTTCCGGTCATGTCCGCACTCACGCATTTTCCGAATGACTTCGCCACCCAGCAGGAGGCCGCCGAATGA